A stretch of the Immundisolibacter sp. genome encodes the following:
- a CDS encoding MFS transporter: MDAAETAPIVRRTARVVGLCLLVIVLDGFDMLVIALTAPALAVDWGLSGQSLAPLFAAGVIGMIGGSVFIAPLGDRLGRVRVLMLCCALFGVFAGLTALADSYAGLLVLRLLTGFGLGGAVPNATALISEHASNRQRPLMVSIGLVGFALGGMLCALLAVPLVPRFGWRVMYVIGGVLPLLLIPVLHRFLPESPTLRSSTKAPAEKFSQRVRLLFAPGLAGDTQRLWLAFFVNMMVMFFLANWVPYVAQQVGFGPQQGSLAALALNVGGIVGPLILAVVCQHLDARRVIGAAFVAAAASMVGVGYATGSFGIYLAVAALAGFFVFGAQITLHGLAAAVYPGHLRATGIGWALGCGRIGSVLGPLLGGQMLNSGVALSTYFTGFGAALLLAAAATFSLTRRALDGHET; this comes from the coding sequence ATGGACGCAGCTGAAACTGCGCCGATAGTACGCCGCACTGCGCGCGTGGTGGGTCTGTGCCTGCTGGTGATCGTGCTTGATGGCTTTGACATGCTGGTCATCGCGCTTACGGCACCGGCACTCGCCGTCGATTGGGGGCTCTCGGGACAAAGTTTGGCGCCGCTGTTCGCCGCTGGGGTGATCGGCATGATTGGCGGCTCGGTGTTCATTGCCCCGTTGGGCGATCGCCTGGGCCGGGTTCGCGTGCTGATGCTGTGCTGCGCGTTGTTCGGCGTGTTTGCAGGCCTCACGGCGTTGGCTGACAGCTATGCCGGGTTGCTTGTGCTGCGTCTGCTGACCGGGTTCGGACTCGGGGGAGCGGTGCCCAACGCCACGGCGTTGATTTCCGAGCACGCCTCGAATCGGCAGCGCCCGCTTATGGTCAGCATTGGCCTGGTTGGCTTTGCCCTGGGTGGCATGTTGTGCGCATTGCTCGCCGTGCCGCTGGTGCCGCGTTTCGGTTGGCGCGTGATGTATGTGATCGGTGGTGTGCTACCGCTGTTGCTGATTCCGGTACTGCACCGTTTCTTGCCGGAATCGCCAACGTTACGATCCAGCACTAAGGCGCCCGCTGAAAAGTTCAGTCAGCGTGTGCGGCTGTTGTTCGCGCCCGGCCTGGCCGGTGATACGCAGCGCCTGTGGCTGGCGTTCTTTGTCAACATGATGGTGATGTTCTTTCTCGCCAACTGGGTGCCGTATGTCGCGCAGCAGGTCGGGTTCGGGCCGCAGCAAGGCTCACTGGCGGCGCTGGCGCTGAATGTCGGCGGCATCGTCGGGCCTTTGATACTCGCTGTGGTCTGCCAGCACCTGGACGCGCGGCGGGTGATTGGGGCCGCCTTTGTGGCAGCGGCCGCCAGCATGGTGGGGGTGGGGTATGCCACCGGCAGTTTCGGTATTTATCTGGCCGTGGCGGCGTTGGCCGGTTTCTTTGTATTCGGTGCCCAGATCACGCTGCATGGCCTGGCCGCTGCGGTGTATCCGGGTCACCTGCGCGCCACCGGCATTGGCTGGGCGCTCGGTTGCGGGCGTATCGGCTCGGTGCTGGGACCGTTGTTGGGTGGGCAGATGTTGAACTCCGGGGTCGCGTTGTCGACTTATTTCACGGGTTTTGGTGCCGCCTTGTTGCTGGCAGCGGCGGCGACCTTCAGCCTGACGCGACGGGCGCTCGACGGGCACGAGACTTAG
- a CDS encoding MFS transporter, with amino-acid sequence MNPNPRRWDVAACVDAAPLGFTQILVVLLTFAVAASDGLDAQIIGFTAPQIAAEFGISRDQLGPVFSASLLGMAGGALLFGSLGDRLGRRYTMIACVAVFGFGTLLTPLARGVIDLTVLRLITGFGLGGALPNAVTLVAECAPARQRGLLVTLMYIGFSVGGMLGGAIASALVVEHGWRLMFYIGGLLPLGLCLVLWALLPESPHFLARQPGGRSRVSALLRRLDPSGDYAADDVYLVPEAVGSNTGIGELFRHRRARNTLLLWSAFFINLLVLFFLMNWLPTLLVERGWALDSAIRVMVMFNFGAVFGALLLAWLSARYNPRRMLAMCFALGGLAIMAIGLGNGQWAVVMTAGLATGVFAGAAQVGLYPITTQAYPSLVRATGVGWAQAWGRTGSILGPLAGGWLAVLEPRFVVYFVVFGAPLLVAAVAIAAMRDPPPAAFTNALDQSDGP; translated from the coding sequence GTGAATCCAAACCCCCGTCGCTGGGACGTGGCCGCGTGCGTCGACGCCGCACCGCTCGGCTTCACGCAGATTCTGGTTGTATTACTGACGTTTGCCGTTGCGGCAAGCGATGGCCTTGACGCCCAGATCATTGGCTTCACGGCGCCGCAGATCGCGGCCGAGTTCGGGATCAGCCGGGACCAGCTTGGGCCGGTGTTCAGCGCCTCGCTATTGGGCATGGCCGGGGGAGCACTTTTATTCGGTTCGTTGGGTGACCGGCTCGGTCGACGGTACACGATGATTGCCTGCGTGGCTGTGTTCGGGTTCGGCACTCTGCTGACACCGCTGGCACGCGGGGTGATTGACCTGACGGTGTTACGTCTGATTACCGGTTTTGGCCTGGGCGGCGCATTGCCAAACGCGGTGACGTTGGTGGCCGAGTGTGCGCCGGCGCGACAACGCGGATTGCTGGTAACGCTGATGTATATCGGATTCTCTGTCGGGGGCATGCTCGGCGGCGCGATCGCCAGTGCCCTGGTGGTGGAACATGGCTGGAGGCTCATGTTCTATATCGGCGGACTGCTGCCGCTTGGTTTGTGCCTGGTGCTGTGGGCGTTGCTGCCAGAGTCGCCGCACTTTCTGGCGCGACAGCCTGGGGGTCGATCCAGGGTCAGCGCATTGCTGCGACGGCTGGACCCCAGCGGGGACTATGCCGCGGATGATGTGTACCTAGTGCCCGAAGCCGTCGGCTCCAATACCGGTATCGGAGAGTTGTTCCGTCACCGCCGGGCGCGCAACACGCTGCTGCTGTGGTCGGCGTTTTTCATTAATCTGCTGGTGCTGTTTTTCCTGATGAACTGGCTGCCGACTTTGTTGGTGGAGCGGGGCTGGGCGCTGGACAGCGCCATCCGGGTGATGGTCATGTTCAACTTCGGTGCGGTGTTTGGAGCCTTACTGCTGGCCTGGCTGTCGGCTCGCTACAACCCGCGGCGCATGTTGGCGATGTGCTTTGCCTTGGGTGGGCTCGCCATCATGGCGATCGGTCTGGGTAATGGGCAGTGGGCGGTGGTCATGACCGCCGGCCTGGCCACCGGCGTGTTTGCCGGCGCAGCCCAGGTTGGCCTGTACCCCATCACAACGCAGGCCTATCCCAGTCTGGTGCGCGCTACCGGGGTGGGTTGGGCCCAGGCCTGGGGCCGGACCGGGTCCATACTGGGTCCGCTTGCCGGCGGCTGGCTGGCCGTGCTGGAGCCGCGCTTTGTGGTGTACTTTGTCGTCTTCGGGGCGCCACTACTCGTCGCCGCGGTGGCTATCGCGGCGATGCGAGACCCACCCCCAGCCGCATTTACGAACGCATTGGATCAATCCGACGGGCCGTAA
- a CDS encoding aromatic ring-hydroxylating dioxygenase subunit alpha, producing the protein MKNRDIDLAALPRWPAAFNQVPKWVFEDADVFELELDRVFRGPLWHPVAHDAELPNVGDYKTIKIGRTPLLVIRGDDGQVRAFHNACTHRSTKLAMAFRGHSGDIECPYHRWVFDTRGQLRACPGEAEFPPDFKRADYNLAQLRCESFTGLWLVSLNANPPPLMEWMGDLAQPVRDALGTDGRLTLLGYQKVRYQSNWKVYIDNDAFHAPLLHAAFRMLRWQGGSGSQRRLPQGHMMILSELDAQPTDGGLLRDPSVIGYLGGDAPRNKSPGQAAGSSLLAFWPLTAVANHLDIFNIRYANPVGLDEVEVHYAYFAHADDDADLARHRLRQSSNMIGPSGFVSLEDATVFLRIQQALETEPGTTFFLKGWHEGADLARTKQNDEAPNALWWEHYRQVMSFERAIS; encoded by the coding sequence ATGAAAAACCGGGATATCGATCTTGCCGCCTTGCCACGTTGGCCGGCCGCATTCAACCAGGTGCCCAAATGGGTGTTCGAGGATGCGGATGTTTTCGAGCTGGAACTCGATCGCGTTTTCAGGGGGCCACTGTGGCATCCGGTGGCCCATGACGCCGAATTACCCAACGTGGGCGATTACAAGACGATCAAGATAGGCCGTACTCCGCTGCTGGTGATTCGCGGCGATGACGGCCAGGTGCGAGCCTTCCACAACGCCTGCACGCATCGCAGCACCAAGCTGGCGATGGCCTTTCGTGGCCACAGTGGGGATATCGAATGCCCCTACCACCGCTGGGTGTTCGACACCCGCGGCCAGCTGCGGGCCTGCCCGGGCGAGGCCGAGTTCCCGCCCGACTTCAAGCGCGCCGACTACAACCTGGCGCAGTTGCGCTGCGAGTCCTTCACCGGGTTGTGGCTGGTCAGCCTCAATGCGAACCCGCCACCGCTAATGGAGTGGATGGGTGATTTGGCGCAGCCTGTGCGGGACGCCCTGGGCACGGACGGTCGCCTGACACTGCTCGGTTACCAGAAGGTGCGCTATCAGTCGAACTGGAAGGTCTACATCGACAACGATGCCTTTCATGCACCGCTGTTGCACGCGGCGTTTCGCATGCTGCGCTGGCAGGGCGGCAGCGGCAGCCAGCGGCGTCTGCCGCAGGGCCATATGATGATTCTGTCCGAGCTGGACGCGCAGCCGACCGATGGCGGCTTGCTGCGTGACCCCAGCGTGATCGGTTACCTCGGTGGGGACGCGCCGCGCAACAAGTCGCCCGGTCAGGCGGCGGGTTCGAGCCTGCTGGCGTTCTGGCCGCTGACGGCTGTCGCCAACCATCTGGATATCTTCAATATTCGCTACGCCAATCCGGTCGGGCTGGACGAGGTTGAGGTGCATTACGCGTACTTTGCCCATGCCGACGACGACGCCGACCTGGCGCGCCATCGTCTGCGGCAGTCCTCCAACATGATCGGCCCGAGCGGTTTCGTGAGTCTCGAGGACGCCACGGTGTTCTTGCGTATTCAGCAGGCACTTGAGACCGAGCCGGGCACGACGTTCTTCCTGAAGGGCTGGCACGAGGGTGCCGACCTTGCCCGGACCAAGCAGAACGACGAGGCTCCGAATGCGCTGTGGTGGGAGCACTATCGGCAAGTGATGTCCTTCGAGCGAGCGATCAGTTGA
- a CDS encoding EAL and HDOD domain-containing protein, whose product MRTAYLGRQPIFNAQIKPVAYELLYRSGAVGSSDQNDTRASANVLINAFLEMGVQRVVGKAKAFIHVTPEILDDELLRLFDPSQLVLELMPDIDFDDAFLETVDRLRALGYGICVDDLLIHEGTVPLLERAHFVKVDIRAVPEDELAGHVAALRQYPAALVAEKVETHEQFAQCQELGFDLYQGYFFAKPKLVAGRAMAEDRLSVMHLLATLHNPNSELSDVQTIIQRSVSLSYRLLRYVNSAAFYLTREINSIAQATVMLGQRRIRDMATLMALTGMDDKPQELTRTALARARLCSQLAPIGRGNADIGFTVGLFSALDALLDKPLEQLLDGMPLSEEVRRALLEHHGPFGQILAVTIALEQGDYDSPLLDALEPKPSERAYLEAADWASEAVAEMLAA is encoded by the coding sequence ATGCGCACTGCCTATTTAGGCCGGCAACCAATTTTTAATGCCCAGATAAAGCCGGTCGCCTACGAGCTGCTGTACCGGTCCGGTGCCGTTGGCAGTTCAGACCAGAACGACACCCGCGCTTCGGCCAATGTTCTTATCAACGCTTTTCTGGAGATGGGTGTTCAGCGGGTGGTCGGTAAGGCCAAGGCGTTCATTCATGTAACTCCTGAAATTCTCGACGATGAGTTGTTACGCCTGTTCGACCCCAGCCAGCTCGTATTGGAGCTGATGCCGGATATAGACTTTGACGACGCATTTTTGGAGACGGTGGACAGGCTGCGAGCGCTTGGATACGGCATCTGTGTTGATGATCTGCTGATACATGAAGGTACCGTCCCGTTGCTGGAGCGGGCACATTTTGTGAAGGTGGATATTCGCGCCGTGCCCGAGGACGAACTGGCCGGACACGTGGCCGCGCTGCGCCAGTATCCGGCCGCTCTGGTGGCTGAGAAAGTGGAAACGCACGAGCAGTTTGCCCAGTGCCAAGAGTTGGGTTTCGATCTGTACCAAGGTTACTTTTTTGCCAAGCCAAAACTGGTGGCCGGGCGTGCCATGGCGGAAGATCGCCTCAGTGTCATGCATCTGCTGGCGACCCTGCATAATCCGAATTCTGAACTGTCGGATGTGCAGACTATTATTCAGCGCAGCGTCTCGCTCAGCTACCGGTTGCTGCGTTACGTTAATTCGGCGGCCTTCTACCTGACGCGCGAGATCAATTCCATTGCGCAAGCCACGGTAATGCTTGGCCAGCGCCGAATACGAGACATGGCGACGCTGATGGCTCTGACCGGCATGGACGACAAACCCCAGGAGCTGACGCGTACTGCGCTGGCCCGTGCCAGGCTTTGCTCCCAGTTGGCGCCGATAGGGCGCGGCAATGCCGATATCGGATTTACGGTTGGACTATTTTCCGCGCTGGACGCGTTACTGGATAAGCCGCTGGAACAGCTTCTGGACGGAATGCCTTTATCGGAGGAGGTGCGGCGCGCGCTGCTGGAGCATCACGGGCCATTCGGCCAGATACTGGCAGTCACAATAGCCTTGGAGCAGGGCGATTACGATAGTCCCTTGCTTGATGCTCTTGAACCAAAACCGAGTGAACGCGCCTATCTGGAAGCCGCCGACTGGGCAAGTGAAGCAGTTGCCGAGATGCTGGCCGCTTGA
- a CDS encoding H-NS family nucleoid-associated regulatory protein has product MAVNLTNSSLGELHQIIADAKVMLDKRQREQRAEVVAQMRKLAATVGLDFEIVAGGERKKSRASAAPKYRNPANAAQTWNGRGPKPKWFKEAIAKGKTPAQLAI; this is encoded by the coding sequence ATGGCCGTCAATCTAACTAATTCCTCCCTTGGGGAATTGCATCAGATAATCGCCGACGCCAAGGTCATGCTGGATAAGCGCCAGCGAGAGCAGCGAGCTGAAGTTGTGGCTCAAATGCGTAAACTGGCCGCCACAGTGGGTCTGGATTTCGAGATTGTTGCCGGTGGTGAGCGAAAGAAGAGCCGCGCGTCGGCTGCTCCCAAGTACCGCAATCCTGCCAATGCGGCACAGACCTGGAATGGTCGGGGTCCGAAGCCGAAGTGGTTCAAGGAAGCCATTGCCAAAGGCAAGACGCCAGCACAGCTGGCGATCTAA